From the genome of Bactrocera oleae isolate idBacOlea1 chromosome 2, idBacOlea1, whole genome shotgun sequence, one region includes:
- the jvl gene encoding pneumococcal serine-rich repeat protein isoform X2 yields MNNDSYDLALCPTNNSGFATTTAIISAMDCLPIMNGGSSSNSSGIGTLGLGVANHHILSNGNSSTAAAVMSGSTPTVTAVVGSYPQQLANLHAHHPHLNLVGHHAVTPYSNNYPLHHSSSHHHIQSEQTKSLQELQHEVGALLEFRDLVIETFPDLKHKMASMSSATGSSTTNATGGAVLSSASGTGAHTLACGSGSGSGGMSNASLVSRREWEPGIRLKRKVSQKEPSIPAASGATAAAVAAGELSSSSLTRSRSNSHSGKKEPKSGENNNGSVVQDSGFSTETSSSKEGHSASSTNGAMTGPTALNRLSCHESDDELLNLLDVIHRKSNRLREEMDQLQQYERQNLRGAGSNLSNSNNNNPADESTTTVVAASDLSAHATRSSSVLAKSSSSGSSNITVNGAGFTPKTFREHVERLNKEDIKQLRKERDRLLDKLAEMEAETLTGRIKAAKMNDQVEELISVKKDLEEQLKLAMAQKLDLSARVQQLQLQQQPQQFQSKSSSSQSDYSSQRNFLSSATTVLSTGSAASAQLLDAGTAAATNTSTLTSAQSRRQHTFQPVVVIEQQQHNHRPLHPTPPEDIHIAFHQSASSDSKKQQSEQSEQQQLGRLDGVVSTPGGRYSKCRLIDSKRFAAILLETSVVELQRHLLTLTVQNQALMQKLDSATKSKTHLAKRLDKSKDDVEDLRFQLEEKNIELEGTKAQLRVLESRIHSVTPNSGAPTNSYLHSQNDYETNRSSASTTLMLSRRGIGSGASDTLHYSDLRSATPISTTTTTMPMTTTIGQMPAPQVTQISTPSMKAMIHLPMDELQQHSSSTESAHDHELQESGDTQATASRLMSASVGGISPFESAARGKQVSSVSKPSKIPLPGSKAAAYFAGKPPSGRPSTAGRSPPSTHTYGNSNKSSLCRSTGNLLYSKSPNSLKRADSAQSIRKDNSSLSTNTSRSSTSSSIPLATHHLSNATSKSPIGIVCNATPTPSTRVLQNSPLPKLKRESLTSRVRHLDSLSRVHQHNQHSNVSSNSVGGGSDVFCTSPTVSAYTTAHNNHNHSNSTLLTSTSPTALSTSSASSYIVSSTPKPSAIAAHINATLRKDTQLNTSNYGAQQFLRRATGGNVAAAAATNSAGSGQSVVNSSATARRFSSASVVGARIASRSQSQDGGSGEQQQQQQQQSDSDSGKHSLLYELLPAYKPNENSVNSATVQNWRQQQWQQVLTQALNNHGTGAAERVAYHLTDGHSVGGSAFSPTTYATRTQPLQLSVNLQLKSKSKDHYSFVRAYELEEQTKLQQQPVRKMNSLLPEVSIPSYDYYYSNESLRSSDRGSANLLVTFDYGYSDSLLEATSGNDDFSIEQKQSRIARPELRTVYPIKEELESAPLCENLNLWQRKQATVGCLDKYEDDDYSDSWEQKEEDEEAYENIWFNTALTRSQQAERNKTRFGSDAAFKVHHMQHDATFEEYGYDDDAEEEEEVEQSIDVSLDARKNGTESSHSAGSANSFYYRQLALDPWGKEAVVIEATVAQKVHENAAEAEEEEEFFDSLN; encoded by the exons AATAACGACTCCTATGACCTTGCGCTTTGCCCCACAAACAATAGCGGCTTTGCAACAACAACCGCAATTATTAGCGCCATGGACTGTTTGCCCATTATGAATGGCGGCAGTAGTAGTAATAGCAGTGGCATCGGCACACTCGGCCTTGGCGTTGCAAATCATCACATCTTGTCTAACGGCAACAGCAGCACAGCGGCCGCTGTAATGAGCGGCAGCACACCGACAGTCACCGCCGTTGTCGGTTCATATCCACAGCAACTCGCGAACTTGCATGCACACCACCCGCATCTGAATTTGGTTGGCCATCATGCCGTAACACCGTACAGCAATAATTATCCGCTGCATCATAGCAGCAGCCATCATCACATACAGAGCGAGCAGACCAAGTCGCTGCAAGAGCTGCAGCATGAAGTTGGTGCGCTGTTGGAATTTCGCGATCTGGTCATTGAAACCTTTCCGGATCTCAAGCATAAAATGGCGTCTATGTCATCAGCGACAGGTTCGTCCACAACGAACGCAACCGGTGGCGCTGTGTTGAGTAGCGCATCGGGAACGGGCGCACACACGCTCGCCTGTGGTAGTGGCAGCGGCAGTGGTGGCATGTCGAATGCGTCGTTAGTATCGAG ACGCGAGTGGGAGCCCGGCATACGCTTGAAGCGCAAAGTTTCGCAGAAAGAACCGTCCATACCGGCAGCCAGCGGCGCCACTGCTGCGGCCGTTGCAGCCGGCGAATTATCCTCATCGTCGCTGACGCGTAGCCGCAGCAATTCACATAGCGGTAAAAAAGAGCCAAAGAGCGGAGAGAATAACAACGGTAGTGTTGTTCAGGATTCCGGTTTCTCCACCGAGACAAGTTCATCGAAGGAGGGACATAGTGCTTCGTCCACAAATGGTGCTATGACG GGCCCCACCGCACTGAATCGCCTCTCCTGCCACGAATCGGACGACGAGCTGCTCAATTTGCTCGATGTCATACATCGTAAGTCAAATCGTTTACGCGAAGAAATGGATCAGCTGCAGCAGTATGAGCGCCAGAATTTGCGCGGCGCCGGCAGCAATcttagcaacagcaacaataataatccAGCGGATGAGTCGACAACAACAGTTGTTGCTGCAAGTGACTTGTCTGCACATGCGACACGCAGTTCCTCGGTGTTGGCGAAGTCCAGCAGTAGCGGCAGCAGTAATATTACTGTAAATGGTGCCGGTTTCACACCGAAAACCTTCCGCGAACATGTAGAACGCCTCAACAAGGAGGATATAAAGCAGTTGCGTAAGGAACGCGATCGCCTGCTCGATAAGCTGGCCGAAATGGAAGCGGAAACCTTGACCGGACGCATTAAGGCGGCTAAAATGAATGATCAAGTGGAGGAGCTGATTAGCGTGAAAAAGGATCTCGAGGAGCAGTTAAAATTGGCCATGGCGCAAAAGCTTGATTTAAGCGCGCGCGTGCAGCAACTGCAGTTGCAGCAACAGCCACAACAGTTCCAGAGTAAGAGTTCTTCAAG TCAATCTGATTATTCGAGTCAACGCAACTTCTTATCCTCCGCTACCACGGTGCTCTCCACTGGCAGCGCTGCTTCGGCACAGCTTTTAGATGCTGGTACCGCTGCCGCCACCAACACTAGCACACTAACGAGCGCACAAAGTAGGCGTCAACATACATTCCAGCCAGTGGTGGTGATCGAGCAGCAGCAACACAATCATCGTCCGTTACATCCAACGCCGCCCGAGGACATACACATTGCATTCCATCAAAGCGCAAGCAGTGATAGTAAAAAGCAGCAATCCGAACAGAGTGAGCAGCAGCAATTGGGCCGTCTGGATGGTGTTGTAAGCACACCGGGCGGGCGCTACAGCAAATGTCGCTTGATCGATTCAAAGCGCTTCGCCGCTATACTATTGGAAACGAGCGTAGTCGAGCTACAGCGGCATCTGCTGACGCTCACTGTGCAAAATCAG GCACTGATGCAGAAGCTCGACTCGGCTACCAAGTCAAAAACTCATTTAGCCAAAAGACTGGATAAATCAAAAGATGATGTGGAGGATCTGCGTTTTCAA TTGGAAGAGAAGAACATCGAGTTGGAGGGCACTAAGGCGCAATTGCGCGTTTTGGAGTCACGCATACACTCTGTAACGCCCAACAGTGGCGCGCCCACTAATTCCTACTTACACTCTCAAAATGATTACGAAACCAATCGGTCATCAGCTTCCACCACGTTAATGTTGAGTAGGCGTGGCATCGGCAGCGGCGCTAGTGATACTTTACATTATAGTGACTTGCGTTCGGCAACACCAATTTCAACCACCACCACAACAATgccaatgacaacaacaatcgGTCAAATGCCCGCACCACAGGTTACACAAATATCTACGCCCAGCATGAAGGCAATGATTCACCTACCGATGGATGAACTCCAACAGCATAGTAGTAGCACCGAATCGGCACATGATCATGAGTTGCAAGAGAGTGGCGATACACAGGCGACGGCAAGCAGACTGATGAGCGCAAGCGTGGGTGGCATTAGTCCGTTTGAGAGTGCGGCGCGCGGTAAACAAGTTAGCTCGGTCAGCAAGCCAAGCAAGATTCCTTTGCCGGGCAGCAAAGCGGCAGCCTATTTTGCAG GCAAACCACCTAGCGGACGTCCATCTACTGCAGGTCGCTCACCTCCTTCCACCCACACATACGGCAACTCGAACAAGTCGTCACTGTGTCGCAGTACCGGCAATCTGTTATACAGCAAATCACCGAACAGTCTGAAACGTGCCGACTCCGCACAAAGTATACGCAAAGACAACTCATCGCTGAGTACCAATACGAGTCGCAGCTCTACATCTTCTTCCATACCGTTGGCGACGCATCACTTGTCAAATGCTACCTCGAAGTCACCGATTGGTATAGTCTGCAACGCGACACCAACTCCGTCCACGAGAGTGCTACAAAACTCTCCACTACCGAAGCTAAAGCGTGAATCGCTCACCTCACGTGTACGCCATTTGGATTCATTGTCGCGTGTACATCAGCATAATCAACATTCGAACGTCAGTAGTAATAGTGTTGGTGGTGGCAGTGATGTCTTCTGCACATCACCCACAGTCTCGGCCTACACCACGGCGCACAACAACCATAATCACAGCAATTCAACACTGCTAACGTCCACTTCGCCAACTGCGCTGTCCACCAGTTCGGCGAGTAGCTACATTGTGAGCAGCACGCCAAAGCCCAGCGCCATAGCAGCGCATATAAATGCAACGCTGCGCAAGGATACACAATTGAATACAAGCAATTATGGTGCACAACAATTTTTGCGCCGCGCCACAGGTGGCAATgtcgccgccgccgccgccactaATTCAGCTGGCTCTGGTCAAAGTGTGGTGAATAGCAGTGCGACTGCGCGTCGCTTTAGCAGCGCCTCAGTGGTGGGTGCGCGCATAGCGAGCCGTAGTCAGTCGCAAGATGGCGGCAGTGgggagcagcaacaacaacaacagcagcagagCGATAGCGATAGTGGCAAG CATTCACTGCTCTATGAGCTGCTGCCAGCTTACAAACCGAATGAGAACTCTGTGAACTCCGCAACTGTACAAAATTGgcgacaacaacaatggcaacagGTGCTGACACAAGCCTTGAACAACCATGGCACTGGAGCGGCCGAGCGCGTGGCTTACCATCTCACCGACGGCCACAGCGTAGGCGGTAGCGCGTTTTCGCCCACCACCTACGCGACGCGTACGCAGCCGCTTCAGCTGAGCGTAAATCTGCAGCTGAAGAGCAAAAGTAAGGATCATTATAGTTTTGTGCGCGCCTACGAGTTGGAGGAGCAAActaaattgcaacaacaaccggTGCGTAAGATGAACTCGCTGCTGCCGGAGGTCAGCATACCCAGCTATGATTATTACTACTCGAACGAATCGCTGCGCAGTTCGGATCGTGGCAGCGCTAATTTGCTGGTGACCTTCGATTATGGCTATAGTGACTCATTGCTCGAGGCGACAAGCGGTAATGATGATTTTAGCATTGAGCAGAAGCAATCGCGCATTGCTCGGCCCGAACTGCGTACGGTCTATCCAATCAAGGAGGAGTTGGAGAGCGCGCCACTGTGTGAGAACCTGAATTTGTGGCAGCGCAAACAAGCGACTGTCGGTTGTTTGGATAAATATGAGGATGATGATTACAGTGATAGCTGGGAGCAAAAAGAGGAGGACGAAGAGGCGTATGAGAATATTTGGTTTAATACAGCGTTGACGCGCAGTCAACAGGCGGAACGCAATAAAACGCGTTTTGGTTCTGATGCAGCATTCAAAGTGCATCACATGCAACATGATGCTACTTTTGAGGAATACGGATATGATGATGATGCAGAGGAGGAGGAGGAGGTAGAACAGAGTATCGATGTTTCATTAGATGCGCGCAAGAACGGTACTGAGAGTAGTCATAGCGCGGGCAGCGCTAATAGTTTCTACTATCGTCAGCTGGCGTTAGACCCGTGGGGCAAGGAGGCGGTTGTCATTGAAGCGACGGTTGCACAGAAAGTACATGAAAATGCAGCGGAGGCCGAAGAGGAAGAGGAATTTTTTGATAGCCTGAATTAA
- the jvl gene encoding pneumococcal serine-rich repeat protein isoform X1, whose translation MATTTTATTENALKHPQQLQLAEAGGDRQQQQRQRISHIAEESSTINGCVTQTAVKEEIDEVEQHTQKAQNTNNKTYSYENEAVEGTPATPAVTAMSVMAMNEAPESRLCGKKLLLCRRFKDCGGILRNFNSLPLFVYATSPSTHAISADGVGVAKEAVAAADAIVLKNNDSYDLALCPTNNSGFATTTAIISAMDCLPIMNGGSSSNSSGIGTLGLGVANHHILSNGNSSTAAAVMSGSTPTVTAVVGSYPQQLANLHAHHPHLNLVGHHAVTPYSNNYPLHHSSSHHHIQSEQTKSLQELQHEVGALLEFRDLVIETFPDLKHKMASMSSATGSSTTNATGGAVLSSASGTGAHTLACGSGSGSGGMSNASLVSRREWEPGIRLKRKVSQKEPSIPAASGATAAAVAAGELSSSSLTRSRSNSHSGKKEPKSGENNNGSVVQDSGFSTETSSSKEGHSASSTNGAMTGPTALNRLSCHESDDELLNLLDVIHRKSNRLREEMDQLQQYERQNLRGAGSNLSNSNNNNPADESTTTVVAASDLSAHATRSSSVLAKSSSSGSSNITVNGAGFTPKTFREHVERLNKEDIKQLRKERDRLLDKLAEMEAETLTGRIKAAKMNDQVEELISVKKDLEEQLKLAMAQKLDLSARVQQLQLQQQPQQFQSKSSSSQSDYSSQRNFLSSATTVLSTGSAASAQLLDAGTAAATNTSTLTSAQSRRQHTFQPVVVIEQQQHNHRPLHPTPPEDIHIAFHQSASSDSKKQQSEQSEQQQLGRLDGVVSTPGGRYSKCRLIDSKRFAAILLETSVVELQRHLLTLTVQNQALMQKLDSATKSKTHLAKRLDKSKDDVEDLRFQLEEKNIELEGTKAQLRVLESRIHSVTPNSGAPTNSYLHSQNDYETNRSSASTTLMLSRRGIGSGASDTLHYSDLRSATPISTTTTTMPMTTTIGQMPAPQVTQISTPSMKAMIHLPMDELQQHSSSTESAHDHELQESGDTQATASRLMSASVGGISPFESAARGKQVSSVSKPSKIPLPGSKAAAYFAGKPPSGRPSTAGRSPPSTHTYGNSNKSSLCRSTGNLLYSKSPNSLKRADSAQSIRKDNSSLSTNTSRSSTSSSIPLATHHLSNATSKSPIGIVCNATPTPSTRVLQNSPLPKLKRESLTSRVRHLDSLSRVHQHNQHSNVSSNSVGGGSDVFCTSPTVSAYTTAHNNHNHSNSTLLTSTSPTALSTSSASSYIVSSTPKPSAIAAHINATLRKDTQLNTSNYGAQQFLRRATGGNVAAAAATNSAGSGQSVVNSSATARRFSSASVVGARIASRSQSQDGGSGEQQQQQQQQSDSDSGKHSLLYELLPAYKPNENSVNSATVQNWRQQQWQQVLTQALNNHGTGAAERVAYHLTDGHSVGGSAFSPTTYATRTQPLQLSVNLQLKSKSKDHYSFVRAYELEEQTKLQQQPVRKMNSLLPEVSIPSYDYYYSNESLRSSDRGSANLLVTFDYGYSDSLLEATSGNDDFSIEQKQSRIARPELRTVYPIKEELESAPLCENLNLWQRKQATVGCLDKYEDDDYSDSWEQKEEDEEAYENIWFNTALTRSQQAERNKTRFGSDAAFKVHHMQHDATFEEYGYDDDAEEEEEVEQSIDVSLDARKNGTESSHSAGSANSFYYRQLALDPWGKEAVVIEATVAQKVHENAAEAEEEEEFFDSLN comes from the exons AATAACGACTCCTATGACCTTGCGCTTTGCCCCACAAACAATAGCGGCTTTGCAACAACAACCGCAATTATTAGCGCCATGGACTGTTTGCCCATTATGAATGGCGGCAGTAGTAGTAATAGCAGTGGCATCGGCACACTCGGCCTTGGCGTTGCAAATCATCACATCTTGTCTAACGGCAACAGCAGCACAGCGGCCGCTGTAATGAGCGGCAGCACACCGACAGTCACCGCCGTTGTCGGTTCATATCCACAGCAACTCGCGAACTTGCATGCACACCACCCGCATCTGAATTTGGTTGGCCATCATGCCGTAACACCGTACAGCAATAATTATCCGCTGCATCATAGCAGCAGCCATCATCACATACAGAGCGAGCAGACCAAGTCGCTGCAAGAGCTGCAGCATGAAGTTGGTGCGCTGTTGGAATTTCGCGATCTGGTCATTGAAACCTTTCCGGATCTCAAGCATAAAATGGCGTCTATGTCATCAGCGACAGGTTCGTCCACAACGAACGCAACCGGTGGCGCTGTGTTGAGTAGCGCATCGGGAACGGGCGCACACACGCTCGCCTGTGGTAGTGGCAGCGGCAGTGGTGGCATGTCGAATGCGTCGTTAGTATCGAG ACGCGAGTGGGAGCCCGGCATACGCTTGAAGCGCAAAGTTTCGCAGAAAGAACCGTCCATACCGGCAGCCAGCGGCGCCACTGCTGCGGCCGTTGCAGCCGGCGAATTATCCTCATCGTCGCTGACGCGTAGCCGCAGCAATTCACATAGCGGTAAAAAAGAGCCAAAGAGCGGAGAGAATAACAACGGTAGTGTTGTTCAGGATTCCGGTTTCTCCACCGAGACAAGTTCATCGAAGGAGGGACATAGTGCTTCGTCCACAAATGGTGCTATGACG GGCCCCACCGCACTGAATCGCCTCTCCTGCCACGAATCGGACGACGAGCTGCTCAATTTGCTCGATGTCATACATCGTAAGTCAAATCGTTTACGCGAAGAAATGGATCAGCTGCAGCAGTATGAGCGCCAGAATTTGCGCGGCGCCGGCAGCAATcttagcaacagcaacaataataatccAGCGGATGAGTCGACAACAACAGTTGTTGCTGCAAGTGACTTGTCTGCACATGCGACACGCAGTTCCTCGGTGTTGGCGAAGTCCAGCAGTAGCGGCAGCAGTAATATTACTGTAAATGGTGCCGGTTTCACACCGAAAACCTTCCGCGAACATGTAGAACGCCTCAACAAGGAGGATATAAAGCAGTTGCGTAAGGAACGCGATCGCCTGCTCGATAAGCTGGCCGAAATGGAAGCGGAAACCTTGACCGGACGCATTAAGGCGGCTAAAATGAATGATCAAGTGGAGGAGCTGATTAGCGTGAAAAAGGATCTCGAGGAGCAGTTAAAATTGGCCATGGCGCAAAAGCTTGATTTAAGCGCGCGCGTGCAGCAACTGCAGTTGCAGCAACAGCCACAACAGTTCCAGAGTAAGAGTTCTTCAAG TCAATCTGATTATTCGAGTCAACGCAACTTCTTATCCTCCGCTACCACGGTGCTCTCCACTGGCAGCGCTGCTTCGGCACAGCTTTTAGATGCTGGTACCGCTGCCGCCACCAACACTAGCACACTAACGAGCGCACAAAGTAGGCGTCAACATACATTCCAGCCAGTGGTGGTGATCGAGCAGCAGCAACACAATCATCGTCCGTTACATCCAACGCCGCCCGAGGACATACACATTGCATTCCATCAAAGCGCAAGCAGTGATAGTAAAAAGCAGCAATCCGAACAGAGTGAGCAGCAGCAATTGGGCCGTCTGGATGGTGTTGTAAGCACACCGGGCGGGCGCTACAGCAAATGTCGCTTGATCGATTCAAAGCGCTTCGCCGCTATACTATTGGAAACGAGCGTAGTCGAGCTACAGCGGCATCTGCTGACGCTCACTGTGCAAAATCAG GCACTGATGCAGAAGCTCGACTCGGCTACCAAGTCAAAAACTCATTTAGCCAAAAGACTGGATAAATCAAAAGATGATGTGGAGGATCTGCGTTTTCAA TTGGAAGAGAAGAACATCGAGTTGGAGGGCACTAAGGCGCAATTGCGCGTTTTGGAGTCACGCATACACTCTGTAACGCCCAACAGTGGCGCGCCCACTAATTCCTACTTACACTCTCAAAATGATTACGAAACCAATCGGTCATCAGCTTCCACCACGTTAATGTTGAGTAGGCGTGGCATCGGCAGCGGCGCTAGTGATACTTTACATTATAGTGACTTGCGTTCGGCAACACCAATTTCAACCACCACCACAACAATgccaatgacaacaacaatcgGTCAAATGCCCGCACCACAGGTTACACAAATATCTACGCCCAGCATGAAGGCAATGATTCACCTACCGATGGATGAACTCCAACAGCATAGTAGTAGCACCGAATCGGCACATGATCATGAGTTGCAAGAGAGTGGCGATACACAGGCGACGGCAAGCAGACTGATGAGCGCAAGCGTGGGTGGCATTAGTCCGTTTGAGAGTGCGGCGCGCGGTAAACAAGTTAGCTCGGTCAGCAAGCCAAGCAAGATTCCTTTGCCGGGCAGCAAAGCGGCAGCCTATTTTGCAG GCAAACCACCTAGCGGACGTCCATCTACTGCAGGTCGCTCACCTCCTTCCACCCACACATACGGCAACTCGAACAAGTCGTCACTGTGTCGCAGTACCGGCAATCTGTTATACAGCAAATCACCGAACAGTCTGAAACGTGCCGACTCCGCACAAAGTATACGCAAAGACAACTCATCGCTGAGTACCAATACGAGTCGCAGCTCTACATCTTCTTCCATACCGTTGGCGACGCATCACTTGTCAAATGCTACCTCGAAGTCACCGATTGGTATAGTCTGCAACGCGACACCAACTCCGTCCACGAGAGTGCTACAAAACTCTCCACTACCGAAGCTAAAGCGTGAATCGCTCACCTCACGTGTACGCCATTTGGATTCATTGTCGCGTGTACATCAGCATAATCAACATTCGAACGTCAGTAGTAATAGTGTTGGTGGTGGCAGTGATGTCTTCTGCACATCACCCACAGTCTCGGCCTACACCACGGCGCACAACAACCATAATCACAGCAATTCAACACTGCTAACGTCCACTTCGCCAACTGCGCTGTCCACCAGTTCGGCGAGTAGCTACATTGTGAGCAGCACGCCAAAGCCCAGCGCCATAGCAGCGCATATAAATGCAACGCTGCGCAAGGATACACAATTGAATACAAGCAATTATGGTGCACAACAATTTTTGCGCCGCGCCACAGGTGGCAATgtcgccgccgccgccgccactaATTCAGCTGGCTCTGGTCAAAGTGTGGTGAATAGCAGTGCGACTGCGCGTCGCTTTAGCAGCGCCTCAGTGGTGGGTGCGCGCATAGCGAGCCGTAGTCAGTCGCAAGATGGCGGCAGTGgggagcagcaacaacaacaacagcagcagagCGATAGCGATAGTGGCAAG CATTCACTGCTCTATGAGCTGCTGCCAGCTTACAAACCGAATGAGAACTCTGTGAACTCCGCAACTGTACAAAATTGgcgacaacaacaatggcaacagGTGCTGACACAAGCCTTGAACAACCATGGCACTGGAGCGGCCGAGCGCGTGGCTTACCATCTCACCGACGGCCACAGCGTAGGCGGTAGCGCGTTTTCGCCCACCACCTACGCGACGCGTACGCAGCCGCTTCAGCTGAGCGTAAATCTGCAGCTGAAGAGCAAAAGTAAGGATCATTATAGTTTTGTGCGCGCCTACGAGTTGGAGGAGCAAActaaattgcaacaacaaccggTGCGTAAGATGAACTCGCTGCTGCCGGAGGTCAGCATACCCAGCTATGATTATTACTACTCGAACGAATCGCTGCGCAGTTCGGATCGTGGCAGCGCTAATTTGCTGGTGACCTTCGATTATGGCTATAGTGACTCATTGCTCGAGGCGACAAGCGGTAATGATGATTTTAGCATTGAGCAGAAGCAATCGCGCATTGCTCGGCCCGAACTGCGTACGGTCTATCCAATCAAGGAGGAGTTGGAGAGCGCGCCACTGTGTGAGAACCTGAATTTGTGGCAGCGCAAACAAGCGACTGTCGGTTGTTTGGATAAATATGAGGATGATGATTACAGTGATAGCTGGGAGCAAAAAGAGGAGGACGAAGAGGCGTATGAGAATATTTGGTTTAATACAGCGTTGACGCGCAGTCAACAGGCGGAACGCAATAAAACGCGTTTTGGTTCTGATGCAGCATTCAAAGTGCATCACATGCAACATGATGCTACTTTTGAGGAATACGGATATGATGATGATGCAGAGGAGGAGGAGGAGGTAGAACAGAGTATCGATGTTTCATTAGATGCGCGCAAGAACGGTACTGAGAGTAGTCATAGCGCGGGCAGCGCTAATAGTTTCTACTATCGTCAGCTGGCGTTAGACCCGTGGGGCAAGGAGGCGGTTGTCATTGAAGCGACGGTTGCACAGAAAGTACATGAAAATGCAGCGGAGGCCGAAGAGGAAGAGGAATTTTTTGATAGCCTGAATTAA